DNA from Roseofilum capinflatum BLCC-M114:
ATCAAAATCCAGAGTTGGCCAATCGCTACCATGTGGAAGGAGTTCCCGATATTCGGGTTGTTCATCAGGGAGAGGTCATTCCTGGTTTTGTAGGCGCTTTACCGGAAGCAAACATTCGGGAAATGTTATCTAAATTTAATCTGCAATCTTCCTTAGAACGAGATTTCAAGAAAATCAAGGCATTAATTGCCGAAAAGCAGTATCCCCAAGTCAAAGCGATTTTAGATCGGTTGTTTGAAACCTATCCTCAAGACCCTAGATTGGTATTAGTTGCGGCTGAATTTCTGACCCATTTGGGTCAATTTGAACAGGCAGAGAAAATGCTGATGACTGTGGATAAGGACGATCCAGAATCATTTTCTAGAGCGCAGTCGATGAAAGGGTTATTGTATTTTCATCGTCAAGTGAGTTTACCCGTGGAAACCGAATTAGATCGTGAATATGTTCGAGCCTGTCATCAGGTATTAGAGCAGGATTATCAAGGGGCACTCGACAAGTTACTCTATTTTGTAGAGCAGCACCGCTCCTATCAGCAGGATGCTGGACGTAAGGGGATGTTAGCCTTGTTTGATGGTTTGGGTCCTAATCATCCTTTGACTCAGGAGTATCGGAAAAAGTTAGTTTCGGCTTTGTATTAGATGCTGTTAGAGCGCTTCGCGCGGTAATAGGTAATAGGAAAACCATTTTTCACGGTTCTAACCCCGATCCTGGAACTTCAGGATCGGGTAGGAGGTCATGGGGGTCATGTTGTTTTAGTTAAGGATGAAGGGAATAGGATGAATTTTAGAGAAAAATCAGCCCACTCTCCGATAGGTTTAGGTCTGAGTTTAGTCAGTTTATTAACGATGAATTTGTCTGGGGGGGTACTTCCAGGGGTTGCCCAAACCTCTCCTTTAGTGAGTCAGTTGTTTCCGGATGCTAATGATGTCGTCATTCCAGAGGGAGTGGTGTTACCAGTGGTTTACAATCAGGCCGAGAAGGTGGTGATTGCGCCGGATGAAATGTTTGAGTTGGTATTGACAATTGCGGATAATATTACCTCTCGTCAGGGACAATTGTTGATTCCCAAGGGATCGCAGGTGAGGGGAGCGTTGGAACCGGTTTCAGGAAGTACGCTAGGGACTCGGTTTGTGGCACAGGAGTTGGTTTTGGTCAATGGTACTCGTTTACCGTTCGATGCGGTTTCACGCACGTTTACGGAAACCGAGCGGTTAGGCCGCTCGCGAGCGGTTTCGATCCTCAGAGGTGCAGCCATT
Protein-coding regions in this window:
- a CDS encoding tetratricopeptide repeat protein; this translates as MEQVIVINAANFSPEVLEPSYQQPVLLDFFATWCGPCQIIKPILEKLAVEYGITLAKVDIDQNPELANRYHVEGVPDIRVVHQGEVIPGFVGALPEANIREMLSKFNLQSSLERDFKKIKALIAEKQYPQVKAILDRLFETYPQDPRLVLVAAEFLTHLGQFEQAEKMLMTVDKDDPESFSRAQSMKGLLYFHRQVSLPVETELDREYVRACHQVLEQDYQGALDKLLYFVEQHRSYQQDAGRKGMLALFDGLGPNHPLTQEYRKKLVSALY